The Leishmania mexicana MHOM/GT/2001/U1103 complete genome, chromosome 17 genomic interval TGCGGCGCGTTCGGAGGCATAGCGAGTAGCATTGTCGAGGCTAGGCGACGAGGACAAGTGCTGTGGTATGCGGCTACCGAGCttgccaccccaccccagGTCGTCGCAGGGGTAAGGAGATGACGCGCAGCACACGTGCGGTAGTCTCCccgcgctggcgcggcgacggtggcgcgcggccgcctccCGCGCGTCCACCGGCGCGCATGGCGAGAACGAGGAAAGCGGAAAAGCcatgtcgccgtcgccgcgcgtCAGTCTGATCCGTTCTCCATCGCCTTCGCAGTCATCGTAAGGAGACACATACGTGCAGACATGTCCGGCCCCACGGCGCAGGTAATCCAGCTGGGGCGGGTTGCCGtctgcgcggcgctggctACAGTAGGTGTCTTCGCCGTAGCGCTCTATGAAGGGAGAGCCTCCTCGCCCAGCGTCTGCGGAGGCAGACACCGGGAGTGGAAGGGATGTCGTGCAACGATAGCGGTCGTCCTGTTCGTCGCCGCACCCCACGCCCCCATCCGCGCCGTGTAACATGCGCCGtaggagagaaggggaggaatGTGATGCGGCGTGTGAGGCTGAGACGCCGTAGGAGTCGGGCACTGCTGGCATGGaggcgcttcgccgctgctggcaaGGGCACACGTAGGGGCCAACGCAGTCGTGACCGCTGATCCGGGCCTTCAGAAAAGGCAAGCGTGACGCGTGTGGAGTttcgcggtggcggctggcgACGCGAGGCCACGACAAACCGCGGCTACCGCGGCCTcccccgcttcctcctcgctcGGGTGGCGATGATGAAGGGCAAACTGGGTTCCAGATACCGCGCTtccatggcggcggcgacaatGACGAGCACTGCAGCCGCAAGTGTGGGTGAGGAATGTCGTACAGGCCTTGACACACCTCGCAGTACGAGGCCATCCTACTGCGACAACGATGGGATTGTGCCCCACGCGCCAAGTACCGGCGAGAGCGGGTCTACGCGTCTCGGAGAACGAAGAAAGCAAAGAGCGTGCGTGAGGACAGGAAGGGGTGCAAGAGGGAAGAGTTccgatggcgcagcagcaccaggaAGACACATGGACGAGGGTGGTGCACCACAAGCTAGAATGCATGTGTGGCGCCTGCACAGACATGCACCCCAGCGCGCGagtcctcctcttcgctaCGTAGGAAGAGCTCAGCCTTCCCACCCGCTGATATCCTCATCGCTTGGAAGGTGAGGAGCGTTGCGTAGCGGTGGTCCTCGAATACCACAAGAAACAGCAGCCCCACATGCGTGCGCACGATCatgctcttctctctcgccctcctcccctatCCAGTGCAGTCGCCGTCACTGCGGAGCATCCGTGGATTGGCGCATGCGGCGAGACCACCAgcaggcacaggcacacacccAAACGAATGGGACGATACGCCATCCCTTCACCCGTTTGGCTCCATCACTACGAgcaccctctctccgctTCGGCTGATccggagagaagggagggaatGTGCACACGCCCGCAGGGTGTGCGGGCTACGATGTTGCCGCGCAAAGGCGGGCACTAACGCATGCGCAGACCAGAGACGAACAGACACAAAGACGTGCGCAGTAATTCAAAACTTGCCTTCGcctgcgccccccccctctccctctctcgcctgcgcctcccccccccccacacacacacccttcCTCCGTCCCGTGCCGCGCCTTCTctggagaagaggaggggggaggcttTTTCTTGCCTGCTTGCTGTCATTCACATGTGTACCTCACATCGTCgactggcgcagcggcgaggggTTCATCCACCCTGGCACGGACACCAGCGTACTCGGCCacaccagcgccgtcagctTGTCACCGTAGACGCAACCAGAATCTAGCCCGTAGGCGTACGGATGcacctgcagccgccgcttgGCGTCGTGGCCGTACACGACCGTGAAACCCGCGTAGTCTCGATGAATGCGCCTTCGCCACTTAGACGCATCCCCATCTACCTTCTTTGGCGTCTTCGTCTTTCCACTGTCGTCTGCACCATCGCCGGTGCCacttgcgccgctgcggctgcgactgcggtcactgctgctgttgctcgcctcctcgccggccACAGAGTCTTGCAGCTTGCGGACCAGCTCCGACCACTTCACGCTCCAGTTTGAACCGAGTCTAGGCCGCTCCAGTGTCGCAAAGGCGGCAGAAACAGAGAGGGCCACGTGCGCTGGCTGCCCCGTGGCCCCATCGGTCGGCTGCCTCCAGTACTTTTTTGCCTTTACCAGGTTACGCATGCGCGTTACAGCCTCGACGCTCTGGACAGAAAGCGAGATCGACGGATCGATGCCCGCATGGACAACGATGAGCCGATAGGCATGGAAACACAAAATGTGAGGGACAGACACCATGAAGGCAAAGACATCGTCGGGGCAGTGCAATGCCAGCGGGTAAAGGCTGCTGCTCGTCTCCTCGTCCGTCAGCGGAACATCCGCCCGCAGCTTTTCtgagagctgcagcagcaccgcgtcgtGATTGCCCAGCACACCAATCGCACCAATGTCGTGCAGGAACCGCACGACGCCGTACGAGTCGGGGCCTTTGTTCACAAGGTCACCGACGAAGATGCAGACATCATCCACAGCACCATCCTCGGCTGATGGCGAGGCCGACTCTGCCAACGGACCTGGATCCAGAGCAGCCGGGATGCACATGCTCGGGTCACCACCGCGAGAAGGCAAAGGGTTAGCTCTAGAGAGCGACGatgccgacgacgacgacgtcagcagggcggggcagcgccgaACAACTGCATTGGTGAAGTGAACCTTTACAAGAAGCTCCCGCAGTTGGTCGAGACAGCCGTGGATGTCGCCGACAAGGATCAGGCGGCCTGCGGCACGACCATGCACATCCACGACGCGGAGAGACATAGAGACCTTTGGGGGGAAGAGCGAAAGGcaagaggggagggatggtGCCGTGTGCCTtcacgcgcctgcgccttGTGAAAagcagggggaggaggagggggaggggagagactCTGTGCATGGATGTGGGGCACGACGAGGAGCAGGGAGGGACAGGAGAAGCCAAGACTGTTGCCAAGGTAGCCGGCGCACGGGAGATGCGAGCGCTCTGCGGCAGCGTATatcgctgcgtgtgtgtcacaTCGGCGGGCGTGCGGTATGTCCCGGgcgaagcgcacacacagacgcagcAGTAAAACAGAAGAGGGCACACGGGAGCTCGCGGCTTTCATTCTTGGCGCTGGGCGTGAGCAGCCCGACACGACAGAGAGTGCCTTGACCTAAGGCTGGTACACCCGCCCGTGCAGTCTGACCACCTTCCTACCTCCCATCTCGACACACCGTCCGCCCCGCTTGTCAACGATAGAGTCGGGGTCGGCTTGTTTCCCATTTTCTTGCCTTGCCCATGCagcctcccacccaccccaaCGGCCCTGCGATAGCCCATGGCCGGTGTGCAGCAGTGATAGCGCTCCTGCACATGTcaccgtgcgtgtgctggcaAGGCgaagagcacacgcacagacacaagAGTCGTTCATCACTCCTGACATACGTCGCCTCCGTCATGGTCGGTCGTGATCGCtccagccacacacacacacgcctccgCGTGTGCTAAGATGTCAGTCCGAGCCGGCGGCAGTAGAGGAGAAGAGTATCGCAGAGAGGTACGCCCTCTCGCGctcggcagcgtcgcgagCCTCGCGCTGCACAGCCTGCGTCGCAGATCGAAGCTGCCCCATCGActgacagagagaggagggcgaggagggatGCACAGCTCTGATC includes:
- a CDS encoding bis(5'-nucleosyl)-tetraphosphatase,symmetrical-like protein, with amino-acid sequence MCIPAALDPGPLAESASPSAEDGAVDDVCIFVGDLVNKGPDSYGVVRFLHDIGAIGVLGNHDAVLLQLSEKLRADVPLTDEETSSSLYPLALHCPDDVFAFMVSVPHILCFHAYRLIVVHAGIDPSISLSVQSVEAVTRMRNLVKAKKYWRQPTDGATGQPAHVALSVSAAFATLERPRLGSNWSVKWSELVRKLQDSVAGEEASNSSSDRSRSRSGASGTGDGADDSGKTKTPKKVDGDASKWRRRIHRDYAGFTVVYGHDAKRRLQVHPYAYGLDSGCVYGDKLTALVWPSTLVSVPGWMNPSPLRQSTM